One genomic segment of Ipomoea triloba cultivar NCNSP0323 chromosome 9, ASM357664v1 includes these proteins:
- the LOC116029171 gene encoding cinnamoyl-CoA reductase 1-like isoform X1, with translation MSGEGKRVCVSGASGFIASWLVKLLLHRGYTVHATVRNLKDPNKVAHLLALEGAKERLHLFEADLLKEKSFDSAINGCEGVFHTASPVNISPLATKAEVVDPAVKGTLNVLGSCVRTPSVKRAVLTSSTASIVYKQKPISPDDVVDETWFSDKEYVEETKQWYILSKILAEEAAWKCAEENGIDLVLLHPTLVIGPILQPTLCTSNQIFLDLVKKGKEMVPSEIFSFVDVRDVVHAHIQAFELPSASGRYCLVGTTMHSSKALKIVGQLYPSLAIPQKYEDNLLAIPSYQVSQEKAKSLGINFTSFEVSLKDTVESLMQKKFLNL, from the exons atgagcgGAGAGGGGAAGAGAGTATGCGTGAGTGGTGCCTCCGGCTTCATAGCTTCTTGGCTCGTCAAGCTTCTACTCCACCGCGGTTACACCGTCCACGCCACCGTTCGCAACCTCA AGGATCCGAATAAGGTGGCACATCTTCTTGCGTTGGAAGGTGCCAAGGAAAGGTTGCATTTGTTTGAAGCGGACTTGCTAAAGgaaaaatcttttgattctGCCATTAATGGGTGTGAAGGTGTTTTCCACACAGCATCACCTGTTAATATATCACCTTTAGCAACTAAG GCAGAAGTAGTTGATCCTGCAGTGAAGGGAACACTAAATGTTCTTGGATCATGTGTAAGAACACCTTCAGTAAAAAGGGCAGTCCTAACATCTTCAACAGCTTCAATTGTGTACAAGCAAAAGCCCATAAGTCCAGATGATGTAGTGGATGAGACTTGGTTTTCAGATAAAGAATATGTGGAGGAAACCAAG CAATGGTATATCCTTTCAAAAATCCTTGCTGAGGAAGCTGCATGGAAATGTGCAGAGGAGAATGGAATTGACCTGGTGCTTTTGCATCCAACTTTGGTAATTGGCCCTATTTTACAGCCAACTCTTTGTacatcaaatcaaatatttttggaCCTCGtaaaaaaag GCAAGGAAATGGTCCCCAGTGAAATCTTCAGTTTCGTTGATGTTAGAGATGTTGTGCATGCACATATCCAAGCATTTGAGTTGCCTTCTGCCAGTGGAAGATACTGTTTGGTTGGGACAACAATGCACTCTTCCAAAGCATTGAAGATTGTAGGCCAGCTTTACCCTTCCCTTGCCATTCCCCAAAA ATATGAAGACAACTTGCTTGCAATACCAAGCTATCAAGTTTCTCAAGAAAAGGCAAAAAGTTTGGGTATCAACTTCACTTCTTTTGAAGTGAGCCTTAAGGATACTGTTGAAAGTCTAATGCAGAAAAAGTTTCTCAACTTATAA
- the LOC116029171 gene encoding tetraketide alpha-pyrone reductase 1-like isoform X2 has protein sequence MSGEGKRVCVSGASGFIASWLVKLLLHRGYTVHATVRNLKDPNKVAHLLALEGAKERLHLFEADLLKEKSFDSAINGCEGVFHTASPVNISPLATKAEVVDPAVKGTLNVLGSCVRTPSVKRAVLTSSTASIVYKQKPISPDDVVDETWFSDKEYVEETKQWYILSKILAEEAAWKCAEENGIDLVLLHPTLARKWSPVKSSVSLMLEMLCMHISKHLSCLLPVEDTVWLGQQCTLPKH, from the exons atgagcgGAGAGGGGAAGAGAGTATGCGTGAGTGGTGCCTCCGGCTTCATAGCTTCTTGGCTCGTCAAGCTTCTACTCCACCGCGGTTACACCGTCCACGCCACCGTTCGCAACCTCA AGGATCCGAATAAGGTGGCACATCTTCTTGCGTTGGAAGGTGCCAAGGAAAGGTTGCATTTGTTTGAAGCGGACTTGCTAAAGgaaaaatcttttgattctGCCATTAATGGGTGTGAAGGTGTTTTCCACACAGCATCACCTGTTAATATATCACCTTTAGCAACTAAG GCAGAAGTAGTTGATCCTGCAGTGAAGGGAACACTAAATGTTCTTGGATCATGTGTAAGAACACCTTCAGTAAAAAGGGCAGTCCTAACATCTTCAACAGCTTCAATTGTGTACAAGCAAAAGCCCATAAGTCCAGATGATGTAGTGGATGAGACTTGGTTTTCAGATAAAGAATATGTGGAGGAAACCAAG CAATGGTATATCCTTTCAAAAATCCTTGCTGAGGAAGCTGCATGGAAATGTGCAGAGGAGAATGGAATTGACCTGGTGCTTTTGCATCCAACTTTG GCAAGGAAATGGTCCCCAGTGAAATCTTCAGTTTCGTTGATGTTAGAGATGTTGTGCATGCACATATCCAAGCATTTGAGTTGCCTTCTGCCAGTGGAAGATACTGTTTGGTTGGGACAACAATGCACTCTTCCAAAGCATTGA